The Vallitalea okinawensis genome includes a window with the following:
- a CDS encoding AraC family transcriptional regulator, whose amino-acid sequence MDYISSQQPYLIGERIKHSVELPFLALDIKDNTCVPKRKVFQILHKHEEIEFIIVLKNKLHIQTTMSEIIVNEGEGAFIPKNVLHVLNTYDNCVCHAFLFPDLLLVSALNNDMYEDVKKYTENPMMDLVLIEQSSDEQAIIKKLDLLSAIAFKDSHESFYKFKLLATLYDLWFTFISSIDIDAKSVMPIQKVQGDRLKRYLEFIQLNYDSSISVKDIANGGYTSVSECNRIFKKLMNTTAYEYLIKYRIHKSLELMKLNQYTISRIAHEVGYSSPSQFTKYFKRHMNVTPTAYIKSIGKYAGNPI is encoded by the coding sequence ATGGATTATATTTCATCTCAACAACCTTATTTGATTGGAGAACGTATCAAACATTCTGTAGAACTCCCTTTTTTAGCTCTTGATATAAAAGATAATACCTGTGTTCCCAAAAGAAAGGTATTTCAAATTTTGCATAAACATGAGGAGATAGAATTTATTATCGTTCTGAAGAATAAACTTCATATCCAAACAACAATGTCTGAGATCATTGTCAATGAAGGGGAAGGTGCTTTTATACCAAAGAATGTTTTGCATGTCTTAAACACTTATGACAATTGTGTATGCCATGCTTTTCTTTTCCCAGATTTATTGCTTGTCTCTGCCCTTAATAATGACATGTATGAAGATGTAAAAAAATACACAGAAAATCCCATGATGGATTTGGTCTTAATAGAACAATCATCTGATGAGCAAGCAATTATTAAAAAATTAGACCTATTAAGCGCTATTGCCTTTAAGGATAGCCATGAATCTTTTTATAAGTTTAAATTACTTGCCACACTTTACGATTTATGGTTTACCTTTATTAGCAGTATAGACATTGATGCAAAGTCCGTTATGCCTATACAAAAGGTCCAAGGTGACAGGTTAAAACGCTACCTGGAGTTTATTCAACTTAATTATGATAGCTCCATCTCAGTAAAAGACATTGCTAATGGCGGCTATACCAGTGTCTCAGAATGTAATCGCATTTTTAAAAAACTTATGAATACCACTGCTTATGAGTATTTAATTAAATATCGAATACACAAAAGCTTAGAATTAATGAAGCTTAATCAATATACTATATCTCGTATAGCTCATGAGGTAGGTTATAGTAGCCCTAGCCAGTTCACTAAATACTTTAAGCGTCATATGAATGTAACACCTACAGCATACATAAAGTCCATTGGTAAGTATGCTGGAAATCCAATATAG
- the deoC gene encoding deoxyribose-phosphate aldolase — MSINDRIDHTILNADATKDEIIGYCEDAKKYSFASVVVNSVNVPIIAKELSDSDTNIVAVVGFPLGAMLTEVKAFEASQCVKYGAKEIDMVINIGALKDKDYKVVEEDIRVIVEASKPALVKVIIETSLLTDEEKVKACELSVSGGAAFVKTSSGFSTHGATVQDIRLMKDTVGNSAFVKASGGIRTYEDAMSMIDAGADRIGVGDGKLLVRE; from the coding sequence ATGAGTATAAATGATAGAATTGACCATACCATACTTAATGCAGATGCCACAAAAGATGAAATAATAGGGTACTGTGAAGATGCTAAAAAATATAGCTTTGCATCTGTTGTAGTAAATAGTGTTAACGTACCCATAATAGCCAAGGAACTTAGTGACAGTGACACAAATATCGTTGCTGTTGTAGGTTTTCCATTAGGTGCGATGTTGACAGAGGTTAAAGCATTTGAGGCGTCACAATGCGTAAAATACGGTGCCAAAGAAATTGACATGGTTATCAATATTGGTGCATTGAAGGATAAAGATTATAAAGTAGTGGAAGAAGATATCAGGGTCATCGTGGAAGCCTCGAAGCCAGCACTTGTAAAAGTTATTATCGAGACCAGTTTACTAACAGATGAGGAGAAGGTTAAAGCCTGTGAGTTATCAGTGAGTGGAGGAGCAGCATTTGTAAAAACATCATCAGGTTTTTCAACTCATGGTGCAACTGTTCAAGATATTAGATTAATGAAAGATACAGTTGGAAATTCAGCTTTCGTTAAAGCTAGTGGAGGTATCCGAACATATGAAGATGCTATGAGCATGATTGATGCAGGAGCCGATCGTATTGGTGTAGGTGACGGTAAGCTCTTGGTAAGAGAATAA
- a CDS encoding polysaccharide deacetylase family protein — MYKRVVESDRLRNGSIILFHNNAKYTADALDEIIKGLREKGFELVPISELVMREDYYIDHTGRQCKTEEAKERENGFINPMERNCDEVELNE; from the coding sequence ATGTACAAACGAGTCGTAGAAAGTGATAGGTTAAGAAATGGATCTATTATATTGTTTCACAATAATGCTAAATACACAGCTGATGCTTTAGATGAAATTATTAAAGGACTTAGAGAAAAGGGATTTGAACTTGTTCCTATATCGGAGTTAGTAATGAGAGAAGACTACTATATAGATCATACAGGACGACAATGTAAAACAGAAGAAGCCAAGGAAAGAGAAAACGGATTCATTAATCCCATGGAAAGAAATTGTGATGAAGTAGAGTTGAATGAATAG
- a CDS encoding copper amine oxidase N-terminal domain-containing protein produces the protein MSIRFKSIIAIAIFIFTISTVSAQENIGVIIDGESIKYTDETGYPFIDKKYTDQTGYPLIDEIRKIMVPFRATLEKYGAEVTWDDVNKIAIAKKDGVVVEVPINENYIYKNDAKIQNYAKAVVKDGKTYLPIYIVFESFGEEISYYYDNTIRISYNSVLQKYLTENYSNVETSQGTVDLNFYIFEETDYAIHLSASLPDEVTVKTNEEIFNHVKQVQLDLKNHLLIIGEDIKNRYPNRKLDLEIRFTLEGVRPGSSNIFSMHYLTNYDIHSDGSEIGEWIWNHDRSSF, from the coding sequence ATGAGTATAAGATTTAAGTCTATTATTGCTATCGCCATTTTTATTTTTACTATTTCTACTGTATCAGCCCAAGAGAATATTGGTGTAATCATCGATGGAGAATCTATTAAATATACAGATGAAACAGGATATCCATTTATAGATAAAAAATATACAGATCAAACAGGATATCCCCTTATAGATGAAATTAGAAAAATTATGGTTCCTTTTAGAGCTACTTTAGAGAAGTATGGAGCTGAAGTTACTTGGGATGATGTAAATAAAATTGCAATAGCAAAAAAAGACGGTGTCGTTGTGGAGGTGCCTATCAATGAGAACTATATTTATAAGAACGATGCTAAAATCCAAAACTATGCCAAAGCAGTTGTCAAAGATGGAAAAACATACTTACCTATATACATTGTTTTTGAATCTTTTGGCGAAGAGATATCATACTACTATGACAATACCATCAGAATAAGCTATAACAGTGTGTTACAGAAATATTTAACTGAAAACTATTCCAATGTTGAAACAAGTCAGGGAACAGTTGATTTAAATTTCTACATATTTGAAGAAACAGATTATGCCATTCACTTAAGTGCTAGTTTACCAGATGAAGTAACGGTGAAAACAAACGAAGAAATTTTCAATCACGTTAAGCAAGTACAATTAGATTTGAAAAATCATTTATTAATAATAGGAGAAGATATAAAGAATAGGTACCCTAATAGAAAACTTGATTTGGAAATTAGATTTACTCTTGAAGGGGTTAGACCAGGTTCCTCAAATATTTTTTCAATGCACTATTTAACTAACTATGATATCCATTCTGATGGAAGTGAAATTGGAGAATGGATATGGAATCACGATCGTTCAAGTTTCTAG
- a CDS encoding DUF2500 domain-containing protein, translated as MEDLILIIIMGIIGLTFWLRHIYINHKPIKTVNAKIVDMTTKPNRNRAGITSFSYFIIFRYGNGAKIELQVNDLEYKRLNKFQRGKLTYQHDRYYAFILDEDNN; from the coding sequence TTGGAAGATTTAATTCTTATAATTATCATGGGGATTATAGGACTAACCTTTTGGTTAAGGCATATTTATATTAATCATAAGCCTATTAAAACAGTTAATGCTAAAATTGTTGACATGACTACTAAGCCAAACAGAAATAGAGCTGGTATTACATCATTCTCATATTTCATTATATTTAGATATGGGAATGGTGCAAAAATTGAATTACAGGTTAATGATCTTGAATACAAAAGACTTAATAAGTTCCAACGAGGAAAGTTAACGTACCAGCACGACAGATATTATGCATTTATACTCGATGAAGACAACAATTAA